From a single Lolium rigidum isolate FL_2022 chromosome 7, APGP_CSIRO_Lrig_0.1, whole genome shotgun sequence genomic region:
- the LOC124670532 gene encoding alcohol dehydrogenase 3-like, producing MATAGKVIKCRAAVAWEAGKPLVIEEVEVAPPQAMEVRVKILYTALCHTDVYFWEAKGQTPVFPRILGHEAGGIVESVGEGVTELVPGDHVLPVFTGECKECAHCKSEESNLCDLLRINVDRGVMIGDGQSRFTINGKPIFHFVGTSTFSEYTVIHVGCLAKINPEAPLDKVCVLSCGISTGLGATLNVAKPKKGSTVAIFGLGAVGLAAMEGAKMAGASRIIGVDLNPAKYEQAKKFGCTDFVNPKDHTKPVQEVLVEMTNGGVDSAVECTGNINAMISAFECVSDGWGVAVLVGVPHKDAVFKTQPMNFLSEKTLKGTFFGNYKPRTDLPEVVEMYMRKELELEKFITHSVPFSQINTAFDLMLKGEGLRCVMRMEE from the exons ATGGCGACCGCTGGGAAGGTGATCAAGTGCAGAG CGGCAGTGGCATGGGAGGCCGGGAAGCCGCTGGTGATCGAGGAAGTGGAAGTGGCGCCGCCGCAGGCCATGGAAGTCCGCGTCAAAATCCTCTACACCGCTCTCTGCCACACCGACGTCTACTTCTGGGAAGCCAAG GGGCAAACTCCGGTTTTCCCTAGGATCTTAGGCCATGAAGCTGGAGG CATTGTTGAGAGCGTCGGAGAGGGTGTGACTGAGCTGGTGCCGGGTGACCATGTCCTCCCGGTCTTCACTGGTGAGTGCAAGGAGTGTGCCCACTGCAAGTCAGAGGAGAGCAACCTGTGTGACCTTCTAAGAATCAACGTGGATCGTGGCGTGATGATCGGTGACGGACAGTCCCGCTTCACGATCAATGGGAAACCGATCTTCCATTTCGTTGGGACCTCCACCTTTAGTGAGTACACCGTGATCCATGTTGGGTGTCTCGCGAAGATCAACCCAGAGGCGCCCCTTGACAAAGTTTGTGTTCTCAGCTGTGGTATCTCAACTG gACTTGGTGCGACACTAAATGTTGCGAAGCCGAAGAAGGGTTCAACGGTCGCAATTTTTGGTCTTGGAGCGGTGGGACTTGCT GCCATGGAAGGGGCCAAGATGGCTGGGGCATCAAGGATCATTGGTGTGGACTTGAACCCTGCAAAATATGAACAAG CTAAGAAATTTGGATGCACCGACTTTGTGAACCCAAAAGACCACACCAAACCCGTGCAAGAG GTGCTTGTGGAGATGACCAATGGTGGAGTTGACAGTGCCGTCGAGTGTACTGGCAACATCAATGCCATGATTTCCGCCTTCGAATGCGTTAGTGAT GGGTGGGGTGTAGCCGTGCTGGTGGGCGTCCCTCACAAGGACGCAGTGTTCAAGACCCAGCCGATGAACTTTCTCAGCGAGAAGACACTAAAGGGAACCTTCTTCGGCAACTACAAACCGCGTACTGACCTCCCAGAAGTCGTCGAGATGTATATGAGGAAGGAGTTGGAGCTGGAGAAGTTCATCACTCACAGTGTGCCCTTTTCGCAAATCAACACGGCGTTCGACCTCATGCTCAAGGGGGAGGGACTGCGTTGCGTCATGAGGATGGAGGAGTAA